One Delphinus delphis chromosome 3, mDelDel1.2, whole genome shotgun sequence genomic region harbors:
- the JMJD4 gene encoding 2-oxoglutarate and iron-dependent oxygenase JMJD4 isoform X1, with product MSVCTSPLSLWPARGCEARVLRACTPEAGLTNTSFFTSLFKEQRSGKPEAGFWASRSTPSPAAPPTPRSLCDRPAALLVPCSSSDTPPSPALFPAALQIPPADSHPTHPARQGRRTWPGMDREARVFAESHFRGLEGCLPRRVCPKLDRVDFIEKPDSFSYADFFKGYLLPNLPCVFSSAFTEGWGSRRLWVTPSGKPNFDYLLQNYGDVVVPVANCGVREYNSNPKEHMTLRDYISYWKEYIQGNYSSSRGCLYLKDWHLCRDSSADGVFTLPIYFSSDWLNEYWDALDVDDYRFIYMGPTGTWSPFHADIFRSFSWSVNICGRKKWFFFPPGQEEALRDCHGSLPYDVTSPTLLDSRLHPMRDHCSPPLEVTQEAGEMVFVPSGWHHQVHNLEDTISINHNWVNGCNLANMWHFLQQELCAVQQEIIEWRDSMPDWHHHCQVIMKSCSGINFEEFYHFLKVVAERRLLLLAKGMGPGKVEGGKGTRLGPQQAAFDICRIAEVLESVVAHPDFQRVDTSAFSPRPEELLQQLEEAVATTTSL from the exons ATGAGTGTCTGTACCTCGCCGCTTTCGCTCTGGCCGGCGCGGGGCTGTGAGGCGCGGGTGCTCAGAGCGTGTACTCCGGAAGCAGGTTTAACAAATACTTCCTTTTTCACCTCCCTGTTTAAAGAGCAGAGAAGTGGGAAGCCGGAAGCCGGATTCTGGGCCTCCAGGAGCACTCCGTCCCCAGCAGCTCCTCCGACTCCGCGCAGCCTCTGTGACCGGCCCGCAGCCCTCCTTGTGCCCTGCAGCTCCTCCGACACCCCCCCGAGCCCCGCCCTGTTCCCGGCAGCCCTCCAGATCCCCCCGGCAGACTCCCACCCCACTCATCCCGCACGCCAGGGACGGCGAACCTGGCCCGGGATGGACAGGGAGGCGCGCGTGTTCGCCGAGAGCCACTTCCGAGGCCTTGAGGGGTGTCTCCCCCGCAGGGTCTGCCCGAAACTGGACCGCGTGGACTTCATCGAGAAGCCGGACTCCTTTTCCTACGCCGACTTTTTCAAGGGTTACCTGCTCCCTAACTTACCCTGTGTTTTCTCCAGCGCCTTCACCGAgggctggggcagcaggaggCTCTGGGTGACACCCAGTGGAAAGCCCAACTTCGATTATCTGCTTCAGAACTATG GAGACGTGGTTGTACCTGTTGCAAATTGTGGGGTCCGGGAATACAACTCCAACCCCAAAGAACACATGACCCTCAGGGACTACATCAGCTACTGGAAAGAGTACATTCAGGGAAACTACTCCTCTTCACGGGGCTGTCTCTATCTCAAAGACTGGCATCTGTGCAG GGACTCCTCGGCGGACGGCGTGTTTACCCTGCCCATATACTTCTCATCTGACTGGCTCAACGAGTACTGGGATGCCCTGGACGTGGATGACTACCGCTTCATCTACATGGGGCCCACCGGCACCTG GTCGCCGTTCCATGCTGACATTTTCCGCTCCTTCAGCTGGTCCGTCAACATCTGCGGGAGGAAAAAGTGGTTCTTCTTCCCACCGGGGCAAGAAGAAGCCCTGCGGGATTGCCACGGTAGCCTGCCCTACGACGTGACCTCCCCCACACTCCTGGATAGCCGCCTACACCCCATGCGAGATCACTGTAGCCCCCCACTGGAGGTCACACAGGAGGCAGGCGAGATGGTGTTTGTGCCCAGTGGGTGGCACCATCAAGTCCACAACCTG GAGGACACCATCTCCATCAACCACAACTGGGTCAACGGCTGTAACCTGGCCAACATGTGGCACTTCCTGCAGCAGGAGCTCTGTGCTGTGCAGCAGGAGATCATTGAGTGGAGGGACAGCATGCCCGACTGGCACCACCACTGCCAG GTCATCATGAAGTCCTGCTCCGGGATTAATTTCGAGGAATTTTATCACTTCCTCAAGGTCGTTGCTGAAAGGAGGCTTCTCCTCCTGGCGAAGGGGATGGGTCCTGGCAAGGTGGAGGGCGGCAAGGGCACCAGGCTGGGCCCCCAGCAGGCCGCTTTTGACATTTGCCGCATAGCTGAGGTGCTGGAGTCCGTCGTGGCCCACCCTGACTTCCAGAGAGTGGACACCAGTGCATTCTCACCACGGCCAGAGGAGCTCCTACAGCAGCTGGAGGAGGCTGTGGCCACCACCACATCCCTTTAG
- the JMJD4 gene encoding 2-oxoglutarate and iron-dependent oxygenase JMJD4 isoform X2, whose translation MSVCTSPLSLWPARGCEARVLRACTPEAGLTNTSFFTSLFKEQRSGKPEAGFWASRSTPSPAAPPTPRSLCDRPAALLVPCSSSDTPPSPALFPAALQIPPADSHPTHPARQGRRTWPGMDREARVFAESHFRGLEGCLPRRVCPKLDRVDFIEKPDSFSYADFFKGYLLPNLPCVFSSAFTEGWGSRRLWVTPSGKPNFDYLLQNYGDVVVPVANCGVREYNSNPKEHMTLRDYISYWKEYIQGNYSSSRGCLYLKDWHLCRDSSADGVFTLPIYFSSDWLNEYWDALDVDDYRFIYMGPTGTWSPFHADIFRSFSWSVNICGRKKWFFFPPGQEEALRDCHGSLPYDVTSPTLLDSRLHPMRDHCSPPLEVTQEAGEMVFVPSGWHHQVHNLEDTISINHNWVNGCNLANMWHFLQQELCAVQQEIIEWRDSMPDWHHHCQVVAERRLLLLAKGMGPGKVEGGKGTRLGPQQAAFDICRIAEVLESVVAHPDFQRVDTSAFSPRPEELLQQLEEAVATTTSL comes from the exons ATGAGTGTCTGTACCTCGCCGCTTTCGCTCTGGCCGGCGCGGGGCTGTGAGGCGCGGGTGCTCAGAGCGTGTACTCCGGAAGCAGGTTTAACAAATACTTCCTTTTTCACCTCCCTGTTTAAAGAGCAGAGAAGTGGGAAGCCGGAAGCCGGATTCTGGGCCTCCAGGAGCACTCCGTCCCCAGCAGCTCCTCCGACTCCGCGCAGCCTCTGTGACCGGCCCGCAGCCCTCCTTGTGCCCTGCAGCTCCTCCGACACCCCCCCGAGCCCCGCCCTGTTCCCGGCAGCCCTCCAGATCCCCCCGGCAGACTCCCACCCCACTCATCCCGCACGCCAGGGACGGCGAACCTGGCCCGGGATGGACAGGGAGGCGCGCGTGTTCGCCGAGAGCCACTTCCGAGGCCTTGAGGGGTGTCTCCCCCGCAGGGTCTGCCCGAAACTGGACCGCGTGGACTTCATCGAGAAGCCGGACTCCTTTTCCTACGCCGACTTTTTCAAGGGTTACCTGCTCCCTAACTTACCCTGTGTTTTCTCCAGCGCCTTCACCGAgggctggggcagcaggaggCTCTGGGTGACACCCAGTGGAAAGCCCAACTTCGATTATCTGCTTCAGAACTATG GAGACGTGGTTGTACCTGTTGCAAATTGTGGGGTCCGGGAATACAACTCCAACCCCAAAGAACACATGACCCTCAGGGACTACATCAGCTACTGGAAAGAGTACATTCAGGGAAACTACTCCTCTTCACGGGGCTGTCTCTATCTCAAAGACTGGCATCTGTGCAG GGACTCCTCGGCGGACGGCGTGTTTACCCTGCCCATATACTTCTCATCTGACTGGCTCAACGAGTACTGGGATGCCCTGGACGTGGATGACTACCGCTTCATCTACATGGGGCCCACCGGCACCTG GTCGCCGTTCCATGCTGACATTTTCCGCTCCTTCAGCTGGTCCGTCAACATCTGCGGGAGGAAAAAGTGGTTCTTCTTCCCACCGGGGCAAGAAGAAGCCCTGCGGGATTGCCACGGTAGCCTGCCCTACGACGTGACCTCCCCCACACTCCTGGATAGCCGCCTACACCCCATGCGAGATCACTGTAGCCCCCCACTGGAGGTCACACAGGAGGCAGGCGAGATGGTGTTTGTGCCCAGTGGGTGGCACCATCAAGTCCACAACCTG GAGGACACCATCTCCATCAACCACAACTGGGTCAACGGCTGTAACCTGGCCAACATGTGGCACTTCCTGCAGCAGGAGCTCTGTGCTGTGCAGCAGGAGATCATTGAGTGGAGGGACAGCATGCCCGACTGGCACCACCACTGCCAG GTCGTTGCTGAAAGGAGGCTTCTCCTCCTGGCGAAGGGGATGGGTCCTGGCAAGGTGGAGGGCGGCAAGGGCACCAGGCTGGGCCCCCAGCAGGCCGCTTTTGACATTTGCCGCATAGCTGAGGTGCTGGAGTCCGTCGTGGCCCACCCTGACTTCCAGAGAGTGGACACCAGTGCATTCTCACCACGGCCAGAGGAGCTCCTACAGCAGCTGGAGGAGGCTGTGGCCACCACCACATCCCTTTAG
- the JMJD4 gene encoding 2-oxoglutarate and iron-dependent oxygenase JMJD4 isoform X3, with product MSVCTSPLSLWPARGCEARVLRACTPEAGLTNTSFFTSLFKEQRSGKPEAGFWASRSTPSPAAPPTPRSLCDRPAALLVPCSSSDTPPSPALFPAALQIPPADSHPTHPARQGRRTWPGMDREARVFAESHFRGLEGCLPRRVCPKLDRVDFIEKPDSFSYADFFKGYLLPNLPCVFSSAFTEGWGSRRLWVTPSGKPNFDYLLQNYGDVVVPVANCGVREYNSNPKEHMTLRDYISYWKEYIQGNYSSSRGCLYLKDWHLCRDSSADGVFTLPIYFSSDWLNEYWDALDVDDYRFIYMGPTGTWSPFHADIFRSFSWSVNICGRKKWFFFPPGQEEALRDCHGSLPYDVTSPTLLDSRLHPMRDHCSPPLEVTQEAGEMVFVPSGWHHQVHNLVIMKSCSGINFEEFYHFLKVVAERRLLLLAKGMGPGKVEGGKGTRLGPQQAAFDICRIAEVLESVVAHPDFQRVDTSAFSPRPEELLQQLEEAVATTTSL from the exons ATGAGTGTCTGTACCTCGCCGCTTTCGCTCTGGCCGGCGCGGGGCTGTGAGGCGCGGGTGCTCAGAGCGTGTACTCCGGAAGCAGGTTTAACAAATACTTCCTTTTTCACCTCCCTGTTTAAAGAGCAGAGAAGTGGGAAGCCGGAAGCCGGATTCTGGGCCTCCAGGAGCACTCCGTCCCCAGCAGCTCCTCCGACTCCGCGCAGCCTCTGTGACCGGCCCGCAGCCCTCCTTGTGCCCTGCAGCTCCTCCGACACCCCCCCGAGCCCCGCCCTGTTCCCGGCAGCCCTCCAGATCCCCCCGGCAGACTCCCACCCCACTCATCCCGCACGCCAGGGACGGCGAACCTGGCCCGGGATGGACAGGGAGGCGCGCGTGTTCGCCGAGAGCCACTTCCGAGGCCTTGAGGGGTGTCTCCCCCGCAGGGTCTGCCCGAAACTGGACCGCGTGGACTTCATCGAGAAGCCGGACTCCTTTTCCTACGCCGACTTTTTCAAGGGTTACCTGCTCCCTAACTTACCCTGTGTTTTCTCCAGCGCCTTCACCGAgggctggggcagcaggaggCTCTGGGTGACACCCAGTGGAAAGCCCAACTTCGATTATCTGCTTCAGAACTATG GAGACGTGGTTGTACCTGTTGCAAATTGTGGGGTCCGGGAATACAACTCCAACCCCAAAGAACACATGACCCTCAGGGACTACATCAGCTACTGGAAAGAGTACATTCAGGGAAACTACTCCTCTTCACGGGGCTGTCTCTATCTCAAAGACTGGCATCTGTGCAG GGACTCCTCGGCGGACGGCGTGTTTACCCTGCCCATATACTTCTCATCTGACTGGCTCAACGAGTACTGGGATGCCCTGGACGTGGATGACTACCGCTTCATCTACATGGGGCCCACCGGCACCTG GTCGCCGTTCCATGCTGACATTTTCCGCTCCTTCAGCTGGTCCGTCAACATCTGCGGGAGGAAAAAGTGGTTCTTCTTCCCACCGGGGCAAGAAGAAGCCCTGCGGGATTGCCACGGTAGCCTGCCCTACGACGTGACCTCCCCCACACTCCTGGATAGCCGCCTACACCCCATGCGAGATCACTGTAGCCCCCCACTGGAGGTCACACAGGAGGCAGGCGAGATGGTGTTTGTGCCCAGTGGGTGGCACCATCAAGTCCACAACCTG GTCATCATGAAGTCCTGCTCCGGGATTAATTTCGAGGAATTTTATCACTTCCTCAAGGTCGTTGCTGAAAGGAGGCTTCTCCTCCTGGCGAAGGGGATGGGTCCTGGCAAGGTGGAGGGCGGCAAGGGCACCAGGCTGGGCCCCCAGCAGGCCGCTTTTGACATTTGCCGCATAGCTGAGGTGCTGGAGTCCGTCGTGGCCCACCCTGACTTCCAGAGAGTGGACACCAGTGCATTCTCACCACGGCCAGAGGAGCTCCTACAGCAGCTGGAGGAGGCTGTGGCCACCACCACATCCCTTTAG